CTGTTGTCGTCGCCTCGGTCGCTGGCCTGGGTAAGACTTGGGATTAGCGCTAGAGCCAAAGCGACCGCCGACAAACGAATCAATGAATCCAGTTTCATACTTTAATTTCTCCGTGAATGTTTGAGTTATGTTTTGGCGGCTTCCGTCCGACACATCACCATGCGTCCAAACAACGAAATGAAGCCGCGCGTTCGGTAATACGGGACATGAGGCGGCGATTTATTCCGGAGAGGGTCAGACTAATTTCGGCTGCTCTTCATCCCGTACGCTGCCGCGCCGTAATCTCGCCGGAATGGAAACGCGATCGGGCCGGTAACGAACCCGTGGCGCGGATTCAAGATTCAACCAACGAAGCTCTAACCTGGCGCTCCCGACTGATTTTGAGCTCGGCAAATAGCCCGCCCGCCGTGAACGGCCCTGTGCCGCCCAAGACGAGTGTTGCCAGACAGGCAAGATACAAGAGATCGATTTCATAACCAGGCGGACCAAATTGGGCCCCGGCAGCCGTCACCGCTTGAAGTTTGACCGAACTGAAACCGTAAGGAAAATGAACGGTAAACATCGCTACGAGAAGAATCGCCGCGATGGGCACGCTGACCAGCGGTACGAAGGCGCCAAGCAGCACGGCCAATCCGCCAGCGAGTTCAATGAGGATCGTCGCCCAGCCCGCAAGCGCCGGCGCGGGAACGCCGATCGCCTGCAGCAGGGCGGCAAAATGCTCAGGG
The DNA window shown above is from Candidatus Angelobacter sp. and carries:
- a CDS encoding DoxX family protein, which gives rise to MKSPMAAATTFQTCLDFWQNNLAEFNAVARTSSGALTKASNHRRGGIMRIESEQAMSVHQGTLSKRESWAAIPLRLIVGYGLMAHGYAKIVHGPEHFAALLQAIGVPAPALAGWATILIELAGGLAVLLGAFVPLVSVPIAAILLVAMFTVHFPYGFSSVKLQAVTAAGAQFGPPGYEIDLLYLACLATLVLGGTGPFTAGGLFAELKISRERQVRASLVES